DNA from Poecilia reticulata strain Guanapo linkage group LG20, Guppy_female_1.0+MT, whole genome shotgun sequence:
ACCTTTGAATTAATTTGGTATCACGACTATAATAGAGGAGAACATCCTTTACAACTCAGTGATTCAGATCTCCCATATGTTTTTATCTGTACTGTTATCTGCTTACTATGAATAATCACGCCATATCCGGGTGGGGGTGCCGTCGCCTTGCAGGAGTCCGCTCCACTCGGAAGGAAGGTTTATGAAACAAGCATTATCAAATAAGATGACTTTGCGCTGAGTTGCTGTGACCTCCACATCTGCCAGAAGTTGCTGCTCTTCACCTGTGTTGAAATTAAAGCGACAGaaataagcaaaaacatttcttgtaGAGAGGATATTTAAAGGCTCAGGAGCCAACATTTAAACACTTCAGCTGATTACGAGAATAATATCCTTTCCAGTTTTGAGCCTCTCTGATCTCATTCATATGTGTGCTACTTTCTTCGGTTTTTGTAGATTTATATATTTACGGGTTTCTCAGAATACTAAGCCAAAAGTTCAAGAAATCCTTTATCGAAAGGCATATTTGCCAAAACATTCCTTGCAGTAAGCACGACAGCAGTGCACACACCACATCTGATATAAGAAGGAATGACTTATTTGTTAAATGATGTCATCTGATATAACAAAAACTACAAGCACAGTTTCAAATATCTGTTTGCTTGGTTTGTCTGTTAATCATAAACCaaagattaataataataataaaaaaaaacaccataattttaataaagaaggaatgtacaatatatatatacacatctTCTAAAAACAACTGGACCCTCTGTACTAAGCTGCAAGTGCCTGTAAGATAAGAGCTGCACGTGACCCTTAGGTGGGTCGTAAACGTTTTTCTTACCTAACTTTAAACCTCTATATAACAGGCCGATCCCCCCCGGTGCTCCGCATTTACTCACTCTCTTCACACCAGTGACTTGGTGGACATCAGAAGGAGCAAACAAGGTACGCTACAGCCTATGTATATGTGGACTTTGCTTTCTGTCACGTTGCCAGTTTTTTATTGACTGGCATAAAGCGGAGCTGACATAACAACACATGAATGTATATGTAATGTAATACAAGTTGTTTCAAAGCCTAAATGTAAATCTTTGTTTGTTATCAAAATTTTTAGAAAGGAGTAGGctattaatattgttttctatCACTGTTctcaaaactgtatttttcctCTATTTGTCAATAGTGTAATTGCATCAGACCACAATGGGAAAGCACGACTATGGGCGACTTGCTGCCATATTAATATCTGTTGCCGTCTATGCAGTAAGTCTGGTGTTCAACGGGCTTTCTGTGGTTGGAGTTGGTGAGTTGAAACATATTCTATCTCTTCTGTTAAGattattttctctgtaaagTCTTGAATTTTCACTACAGGATGATAAACACAAGTATAACTTCAACATGCAAGTTTCTCTTGAGCTTGAATCAGCAGTTCCATCTTACCTCTCTTACGCAGGTCCCTATACCACGACCACAGCCAATGTGTCGGCTGTGTACGACACAGAGCTCACTCCTTCAGGGTGGACCTTCAACATCTGGACCGTCATCTACATCTGGCTGTCTGCAACGATCGTTTACATCGTTTCTGGTCTTTGCAGAAGGTAGCAAGCAGGAACATTCTGTGTTTATGCCAGCAGAAGTAAAAGTGATTTAAAGACTGTCCCATTTGTTTTGTCCTGCAGAAATGGTTATGGATATGTCTACTGCAGCCCCGCAGTGTTGCCCTATGGATTTTTCATCAGCTGGTGTCTCAATCAAGGATTCAACATTTCTTGGCTTCTTGTTTGGGACAGAGGGTAGGAGCCTTCTCTAAaagcttcagtttgtttttgtaacaatcTCAACTGAGTCACAAAGCAAGCAGTTTGAGtgtttgaatttgtgttttctgttttaagacTGATGATTCCTGCACTCATTTTCCTCATCCTGATTATCTGCACAAACTACTCCATGGTTGGCTTCATCTGTCACGGGCTTCACGTTTACGGACCCTGGCTCAATAAGTACAGCAAAGTAGATCTGTGGCT
Protein-coding regions in this window:
- the LOC103456581 gene encoding uncharacterized protein LOC103456581; the protein is MGKHDYGRLAAILISVAVYAVSLVFNGLSVVGVGPYTTTTANVSAVYDTELTPSGWTFNIWTVIYIWLSATIVYIVSGLCRRNGYGYVYCSPAVLPYGFFISWCLNQGFNISWLLVWDRGLMIPALIFLILIICTNYSMVGFICHGLHVYGPWLNKYSKVDLWLIRMLVLNGVMIYTTWTTIATLLNLTIVLKYEANMSTADSATLSYSLLSVVLLVWFVVENFVLDRHMRYVFIPYVVVIWALSGNLDKNYDASSPSRNGIFIAVLLAVSCVLFAIRIVLIVWRHIKQPLYEDASPKALEVSEIAEKQKKIFR